A region of Alosa alosa isolate M-15738 ecotype Scorff River chromosome 17, AALO_Geno_1.1, whole genome shotgun sequence DNA encodes the following proteins:
- the osbpl8 gene encoding oxysterol-binding protein-related protein 8 isoform X2, with translation MESSSEFQGEPEKALHHAEIKEPPGCSAALMPGDDAALLTPGRMSQRQGKEAGLHTPNRDLLTSPSLSPGVSYSHGFDRGKDDTPLKEDSQSISKSKSESKLYNGSDKDVSTSGSKLTKKESLKVQKKNYREEKKRATKELLSTITDPSVIVMADWLKIRGTLKSWTKLWCVLKPGVLLIYKTHKNGQWVGTVLLNACELIERPSKKDGFCFKLFHPLEQSIWAVKGPKGEAVGSITQPLPSSHLIFRAASESDGRCWMDALELALKCSSLLKRTMIREGKEEMGPATEHSHINFYSLLRAHNMQGFQFNDSDQFKDPDLYSDKSDRENEQEHEESDNEALEKSEESDSDTSERQDDSYVDTDPNEVLRETPYLEQSHEELGEAGEASQTETVSEENKSLIWTLLKQVRPGMDLSKVVLPTFILEPRSFLDKLSDYYYHADFLSEAAVEENAYNRMKKVVKWYISGFYKKPKGLKKPYNPIIGETYRCVWLHPNTSSKTFYISEQVSHHPPVSAFYVSNRKDGFCLSGSILAKSKFYGNSLSAILDGEARLTFLNRGEDYVMNMPYAHCKGILYGTMTLELGGQITITCEKTGYSAQLEFKLKPFLGSSDSVNQISGKIKLGKEVLATLEGHWDSEIFINDKKTGEMETFWNPTPELRQSRLIRCTVAPEEQGEFESERLWQHVTRAINNKDQTEATNEKFILEEAQRKSARERKAKCEEWNPALFEQDSITGEWHYRYADTRPWDPLNDLIQFEKDGLIQSKVRHRTPMVRSGSVISLSNQGSRRDNCKCQQVTGPKRKLKQADKPKSPESGCSSPEPDRQDSSGRHKSKHNSRLRKKGTDLSELQSAIESIKQTQEDINRSVSTLRSRAAGHGASEGGFLQQRDYLIIFFLILLQVFINFLFK, from the exons CTGCCTTAATGCCTGGTGATGATGCGGCCCTTTTGACCCCGGGGAGGATGAGTCAGCGCCAAGGAAAGGAGGCGGGCCTTCACACGCCCAATCGAGACCTGCTCACAAGCCCCTCCCTCAGTCCTGGGGTCAGCTACAGCCATG GGTTCGATCGGGGGAAGGACGACACGCCTCTGAAAGAGGACAGTCAATCCATATCCAAGAGCAAG TCTGAATCGAAGCTCTACAACGGCTCAGACAAAGATGTCTCTACGTCAGGGAGCAAGCTCACAAAGAAGGAATCTCTCAAG GTTCAGAAGAAGAACTACCGGGAGGAGAAGAAGCGTGCCACCAAGGAGCTCCTCAGCACCATCACTGACCCCTCCGTCATCGTCATGGCCGACTGGCTCAAG ATCCGTGGCACCCTGAAGAGCTGGACCAAGCTGTGGTGCGTGCTGAAACCCGGGGTGCTGCTCATCTACAAGACGCACAAGAACGGCCAGTGGGTGGGCACGGTGCTGCTCAACGCCTGCGAGCTCATCGAGCGGCCCTCCAAGAAGGACGGCTTCTGCTTCAAGCTCTTCCACCCCCTCGAGCAGTCCATCTGGGCCGTTAAG GGACCCAAAGGGGAGGCGGTGGGCTCCATCACACAGCCACTGCCCAGCAGTCACCTCATATTCCGTGCTGCCTCCGAATCTGACG gtcggTGTTGGATGGATGCTCTGGAGCTGGCTCTGAAGTGTTCGAGTCTTCTGAAGCGCACCATGATCCGTGAGGGCAAGGAGGAGATGGGCCCAGCCACGGAGCACTCACACATCAACTTCTACAGCCTGCTCCGCGCACACAACATGCAGGGCTTCCA GTTCAACGACAGTGACCAGTTCAAGGACCCGGACCTGTACTCGGACAAATCGGACCGGGAGAACGAGCAGGAGCACGAGGAGTCGGACAACGAGGCGCTGGAGAAGAGCGAGGAGAGCGACAGCGACACGTCGGAGCGTCAGGACGACTCGTACGTGGACACGGATCCCAACGAGGTGCTGCGTGAGACGCCCTACTTGGAGCAGAGCCATGAGGAGCTGGGTGAG GCGGGCGAGGCGTCTCAGACCGAGACTGTATCTGAGGAAAACAAGTCTCTGATCTGGACCCTGCTGAAGCAGGTTCGACCGGGCATGGACCTGTCCAAGGTGGTGCTGCCCACCTTCATCCTGGAGCCGCGCTCCTTCCTGGACAAGCTCTCCGATTACTACTACCACGCAGACTTCCTGTCCGA GGCGGCGGTGGAGGAAAATGCCTACAACAGGATGAAGAAGGTGGTGAAGTGGTACATCTCCGGCTTCTACAAAAAACCAAAG GGACTGAAGAAGCCGTATAACCCCATCATCGGGGAGACCTACCGCTGTGTGTGGCTCCACCCAAACACCTCCAGCAAAACCTTCTACATCTCTGAACAG GTATCCCATCATCCTCCAGTGTCGGCCTTCTACGTGAGCAACAGGAAGGATGGCTTCTGTCTCAGCGGCAGCATCCTGGCCAAGTCAAAGTTCTACG ggaACTCTCTTTCTGCAATCCTGGATGGAGAGGCAAGACTCACATTCCTCAACAGGGGAGAGGACTATGTCATGAACATGCCCTATGCCcactgtaaag GTATCCTGTACGGCACGATGACTCTAGAGTTAGGCGGACAGATCACCATCACCTGTGAGAAGACTGGCTACAGTGCCCAGCTGGAGTTCAaactcaag ccATTCCTGGGCAGCAGTGACAGCGTCAACCAGATCTCTGGGAAGATCAAGCTGGGGAAGGAGGTGCTGGCCACTCTGGAGGGACACTGG GACAGTGAGATCTTCATCAACGATAAGAAGACGGGGGAGATGGAGACCTTCTGGAACCCCACCCCAGAGCTGCGGCAGAGCCGGCTGATCCGCTGCACCGTCGCCCCTGAGGAGCAGGGCGAGTTTGAGTCCGAGAG GTTGTGGCAACATGTGACGCGGGCCATCAACAACAAGGACCAGACGGAGGCCACCAACGAGAAGTTCATCCTGGAGGAGGCGCAGAGGAAGTCGGCGCGAGAGCGCAAGGCCAAGTGCGAGGAGTGGAACCCCGCTCTGTTCGAACAGGACTCCATCACGGGAGAGTGGCACTACCGCTACGCAGA TACTCGGCCGTGGGATCCGCTGAACGATCTGATTCAGTTTGAGAAAGACGGCTTGATCCAGTCTAAAGTGCGCCACCGCACCCCTATGGTACGTTCTGGCAGTGTTATTAGTCTCAGTAACCAGGGGTCGCGGAGGGACAATTGCAAGTGCCAGCAG GTGACGGGACCCAAGCGGAAGCTGAAGCAGGCTGATAAGCCCAAGAGTCCAGAGAGCGGCTGCTCCTCCCCAGAGCCTGATCGACAGGACTCCTCTGGCA GACACAAAAGCAAGCACAACAGCCGGTTAAGGAAAAAAGGAACAGACCTCAGTGAACTTCAAAGTGCCATTGAATCCATAAAGCAGACGCAAGAGGATATCAACAG GAGTGTGAGCACGCTGCGTAGTCGGGCAGCAGGCCATGGGGCATCGGAGGGAGGCTTCCTCCAGCAGCGAGACTACCTTATCATCTTCTTCCTCATCCTACTCCAGGTCTTCATCAACTTCCTTTTCAAGTAA
- the osbpl8 gene encoding oxysterol-binding protein-related protein 8 isoform X3 has protein sequence MESSSEFQGEPEKALHHAEIKEPPGCSAALMPGDDAALLTPGRMSQRQGKEAGLHTPNRDLLTSPSLSPGVSYSHGFDRGKDDTPLKEDSQSISKSKSESKLYNGSDKDVSTSGSKLTKKESLKVQKKNYREEKKRATKELLSTITDPSVIVMADWLKIRGTLKSWTKLWCVLKPGVLLIYKTHKNGQWVGTVLLNACELIERPSKKDGFCFKLFHPLEQSIWAVKGPKGEAVGSITQPLPSSHLIFRAASESDGRCWMDALELALKCSSLLKRTMIREGKEEMGPATEHSHINFYSLLRAHNMQGFQFNDSDQFKDPDLYSDKSDRENEQEHEESDNEALEKSEESDSDTSERQDDSYVDTDPNEVLRETPYLEQSHEELGEAGEASQTETVSEENKSLIWTLLKQVRPGMDLSKVVLPTFILEPRSFLDKLSDYYYHADFLSEAAVEENAYNRMKKVVKWYISGFYKKPKGLKKPYNPIIGETYRCVWLHPNTSSKTFYISEQVSHHPPVSAFYVSNRKDGFCLSGSILAKSKFYGNSLSAILDGEARLTFLNRGEDYVMNMPYAHCKGILYGTMTLELGGQITITCEKTGYSAQLEFKLKPFLGSSDSVNQISGKIKLGKEVLATLEGHWDSEIFINDKKTGEMETFWNPTPELRQSRLIRCTVAPEEQGEFESERLWQHVTRAINNKDQTEATNEKFILEEAQRKSARERKAKCEEWNPALFEQDSITGEWHYRYADTRPWDPLNDLIQFEKDGLIQSKVRHRTPMVTGPKRKLKQADKPKSPESGCSSPEPDRQDSSGSERHKSKHNSRLRKKGTDLSELQSAIESIKQTQEDINRSVSTLRSRAAGHGASEGGFLQQRDYLIIFFLILLQVFINFLFK, from the exons CTGCCTTAATGCCTGGTGATGATGCGGCCCTTTTGACCCCGGGGAGGATGAGTCAGCGCCAAGGAAAGGAGGCGGGCCTTCACACGCCCAATCGAGACCTGCTCACAAGCCCCTCCCTCAGTCCTGGGGTCAGCTACAGCCATG GGTTCGATCGGGGGAAGGACGACACGCCTCTGAAAGAGGACAGTCAATCCATATCCAAGAGCAAG TCTGAATCGAAGCTCTACAACGGCTCAGACAAAGATGTCTCTACGTCAGGGAGCAAGCTCACAAAGAAGGAATCTCTCAAG GTTCAGAAGAAGAACTACCGGGAGGAGAAGAAGCGTGCCACCAAGGAGCTCCTCAGCACCATCACTGACCCCTCCGTCATCGTCATGGCCGACTGGCTCAAG ATCCGTGGCACCCTGAAGAGCTGGACCAAGCTGTGGTGCGTGCTGAAACCCGGGGTGCTGCTCATCTACAAGACGCACAAGAACGGCCAGTGGGTGGGCACGGTGCTGCTCAACGCCTGCGAGCTCATCGAGCGGCCCTCCAAGAAGGACGGCTTCTGCTTCAAGCTCTTCCACCCCCTCGAGCAGTCCATCTGGGCCGTTAAG GGACCCAAAGGGGAGGCGGTGGGCTCCATCACACAGCCACTGCCCAGCAGTCACCTCATATTCCGTGCTGCCTCCGAATCTGACG gtcggTGTTGGATGGATGCTCTGGAGCTGGCTCTGAAGTGTTCGAGTCTTCTGAAGCGCACCATGATCCGTGAGGGCAAGGAGGAGATGGGCCCAGCCACGGAGCACTCACACATCAACTTCTACAGCCTGCTCCGCGCACACAACATGCAGGGCTTCCA GTTCAACGACAGTGACCAGTTCAAGGACCCGGACCTGTACTCGGACAAATCGGACCGGGAGAACGAGCAGGAGCACGAGGAGTCGGACAACGAGGCGCTGGAGAAGAGCGAGGAGAGCGACAGCGACACGTCGGAGCGTCAGGACGACTCGTACGTGGACACGGATCCCAACGAGGTGCTGCGTGAGACGCCCTACTTGGAGCAGAGCCATGAGGAGCTGGGTGAG GCGGGCGAGGCGTCTCAGACCGAGACTGTATCTGAGGAAAACAAGTCTCTGATCTGGACCCTGCTGAAGCAGGTTCGACCGGGCATGGACCTGTCCAAGGTGGTGCTGCCCACCTTCATCCTGGAGCCGCGCTCCTTCCTGGACAAGCTCTCCGATTACTACTACCACGCAGACTTCCTGTCCGA GGCGGCGGTGGAGGAAAATGCCTACAACAGGATGAAGAAGGTGGTGAAGTGGTACATCTCCGGCTTCTACAAAAAACCAAAG GGACTGAAGAAGCCGTATAACCCCATCATCGGGGAGACCTACCGCTGTGTGTGGCTCCACCCAAACACCTCCAGCAAAACCTTCTACATCTCTGAACAG GTATCCCATCATCCTCCAGTGTCGGCCTTCTACGTGAGCAACAGGAAGGATGGCTTCTGTCTCAGCGGCAGCATCCTGGCCAAGTCAAAGTTCTACG ggaACTCTCTTTCTGCAATCCTGGATGGAGAGGCAAGACTCACATTCCTCAACAGGGGAGAGGACTATGTCATGAACATGCCCTATGCCcactgtaaag GTATCCTGTACGGCACGATGACTCTAGAGTTAGGCGGACAGATCACCATCACCTGTGAGAAGACTGGCTACAGTGCCCAGCTGGAGTTCAaactcaag ccATTCCTGGGCAGCAGTGACAGCGTCAACCAGATCTCTGGGAAGATCAAGCTGGGGAAGGAGGTGCTGGCCACTCTGGAGGGACACTGG GACAGTGAGATCTTCATCAACGATAAGAAGACGGGGGAGATGGAGACCTTCTGGAACCCCACCCCAGAGCTGCGGCAGAGCCGGCTGATCCGCTGCACCGTCGCCCCTGAGGAGCAGGGCGAGTTTGAGTCCGAGAG GTTGTGGCAACATGTGACGCGGGCCATCAACAACAAGGACCAGACGGAGGCCACCAACGAGAAGTTCATCCTGGAGGAGGCGCAGAGGAAGTCGGCGCGAGAGCGCAAGGCCAAGTGCGAGGAGTGGAACCCCGCTCTGTTCGAACAGGACTCCATCACGGGAGAGTGGCACTACCGCTACGCAGA TACTCGGCCGTGGGATCCGCTGAACGATCTGATTCAGTTTGAGAAAGACGGCTTGATCCAGTCTAAAGTGCGCCACCGCACCCCTATG GTGACGGGACCCAAGCGGAAGCTGAAGCAGGCTGATAAGCCCAAGAGTCCAGAGAGCGGCTGCTCCTCCCCAGAGCCTGATCGACAGGACTCCTCTGGCAGTGAga GACACAAAAGCAAGCACAACAGCCGGTTAAGGAAAAAAGGAACAGACCTCAGTGAACTTCAAAGTGCCATTGAATCCATAAAGCAGACGCAAGAGGATATCAACAG GAGTGTGAGCACGCTGCGTAGTCGGGCAGCAGGCCATGGGGCATCGGAGGGAGGCTTCCTCCAGCAGCGAGACTACCTTATCATCTTCTTCCTCATCCTACTCCAGGTCTTCATCAACTTCCTTTTCAAGTAA
- the osbpl8 gene encoding oxysterol-binding protein-related protein 8 isoform X4, with translation MESSSEFQGEPEKALHHAEIKEPPGCSAALMPGDDAALLTPGRMSQRQGKEAGLHTPNRDLLTSPSLSPGVSYSHGFDRGKDDTPLKEDSQSISKSKSESKLYNGSDKDVSTSGSKLTKKESLKVQKKNYREEKKRATKELLSTITDPSVIVMADWLKIRGTLKSWTKLWCVLKPGVLLIYKTHKNGQWVGTVLLNACELIERPSKKDGFCFKLFHPLEQSIWAVKGPKGEAVGSITQPLPSSHLIFRAASESDGRCWMDALELALKCSSLLKRTMIREGKEEMGPATEHSHINFYSLLRAHNMQGFQFNDSDQFKDPDLYSDKSDRENEQEHEESDNEALEKSEESDSDTSERQDDSYVDTDPNEVLRETPYLEQSHEELGEAGEASQTETVSEENKSLIWTLLKQVRPGMDLSKVVLPTFILEPRSFLDKLSDYYYHADFLSEAAVEENAYNRMKKVVKWYISGFYKKPKGLKKPYNPIIGETYRCVWLHPNTSSKTFYISEQVSHHPPVSAFYVSNRKDGFCLSGSILAKSKFYGNSLSAILDGEARLTFLNRGEDYVMNMPYAHCKGILYGTMTLELGGQITITCEKTGYSAQLEFKLKPFLGSSDSVNQISGKIKLGKEVLATLEGHWDSEIFINDKKTGEMETFWNPTPELRQSRLIRCTVAPEEQGEFESERLWQHVTRAINNKDQTEATNEKFILEEAQRKSARERKAKCEEWNPALFEQDSITGEWHYRYADTRPWDPLNDLIQFEKDGLIQSKVRHRTPMVTGPKRKLKQADKPKSPESGCSSPEPDRQDSSGRHKSKHNSRLRKKGTDLSELQSAIESIKQTQEDINRSVSTLRSRAAGHGASEGGFLQQRDYLIIFFLILLQVFINFLFK, from the exons CTGCCTTAATGCCTGGTGATGATGCGGCCCTTTTGACCCCGGGGAGGATGAGTCAGCGCCAAGGAAAGGAGGCGGGCCTTCACACGCCCAATCGAGACCTGCTCACAAGCCCCTCCCTCAGTCCTGGGGTCAGCTACAGCCATG GGTTCGATCGGGGGAAGGACGACACGCCTCTGAAAGAGGACAGTCAATCCATATCCAAGAGCAAG TCTGAATCGAAGCTCTACAACGGCTCAGACAAAGATGTCTCTACGTCAGGGAGCAAGCTCACAAAGAAGGAATCTCTCAAG GTTCAGAAGAAGAACTACCGGGAGGAGAAGAAGCGTGCCACCAAGGAGCTCCTCAGCACCATCACTGACCCCTCCGTCATCGTCATGGCCGACTGGCTCAAG ATCCGTGGCACCCTGAAGAGCTGGACCAAGCTGTGGTGCGTGCTGAAACCCGGGGTGCTGCTCATCTACAAGACGCACAAGAACGGCCAGTGGGTGGGCACGGTGCTGCTCAACGCCTGCGAGCTCATCGAGCGGCCCTCCAAGAAGGACGGCTTCTGCTTCAAGCTCTTCCACCCCCTCGAGCAGTCCATCTGGGCCGTTAAG GGACCCAAAGGGGAGGCGGTGGGCTCCATCACACAGCCACTGCCCAGCAGTCACCTCATATTCCGTGCTGCCTCCGAATCTGACG gtcggTGTTGGATGGATGCTCTGGAGCTGGCTCTGAAGTGTTCGAGTCTTCTGAAGCGCACCATGATCCGTGAGGGCAAGGAGGAGATGGGCCCAGCCACGGAGCACTCACACATCAACTTCTACAGCCTGCTCCGCGCACACAACATGCAGGGCTTCCA GTTCAACGACAGTGACCAGTTCAAGGACCCGGACCTGTACTCGGACAAATCGGACCGGGAGAACGAGCAGGAGCACGAGGAGTCGGACAACGAGGCGCTGGAGAAGAGCGAGGAGAGCGACAGCGACACGTCGGAGCGTCAGGACGACTCGTACGTGGACACGGATCCCAACGAGGTGCTGCGTGAGACGCCCTACTTGGAGCAGAGCCATGAGGAGCTGGGTGAG GCGGGCGAGGCGTCTCAGACCGAGACTGTATCTGAGGAAAACAAGTCTCTGATCTGGACCCTGCTGAAGCAGGTTCGACCGGGCATGGACCTGTCCAAGGTGGTGCTGCCCACCTTCATCCTGGAGCCGCGCTCCTTCCTGGACAAGCTCTCCGATTACTACTACCACGCAGACTTCCTGTCCGA GGCGGCGGTGGAGGAAAATGCCTACAACAGGATGAAGAAGGTGGTGAAGTGGTACATCTCCGGCTTCTACAAAAAACCAAAG GGACTGAAGAAGCCGTATAACCCCATCATCGGGGAGACCTACCGCTGTGTGTGGCTCCACCCAAACACCTCCAGCAAAACCTTCTACATCTCTGAACAG GTATCCCATCATCCTCCAGTGTCGGCCTTCTACGTGAGCAACAGGAAGGATGGCTTCTGTCTCAGCGGCAGCATCCTGGCCAAGTCAAAGTTCTACG ggaACTCTCTTTCTGCAATCCTGGATGGAGAGGCAAGACTCACATTCCTCAACAGGGGAGAGGACTATGTCATGAACATGCCCTATGCCcactgtaaag GTATCCTGTACGGCACGATGACTCTAGAGTTAGGCGGACAGATCACCATCACCTGTGAGAAGACTGGCTACAGTGCCCAGCTGGAGTTCAaactcaag ccATTCCTGGGCAGCAGTGACAGCGTCAACCAGATCTCTGGGAAGATCAAGCTGGGGAAGGAGGTGCTGGCCACTCTGGAGGGACACTGG GACAGTGAGATCTTCATCAACGATAAGAAGACGGGGGAGATGGAGACCTTCTGGAACCCCACCCCAGAGCTGCGGCAGAGCCGGCTGATCCGCTGCACCGTCGCCCCTGAGGAGCAGGGCGAGTTTGAGTCCGAGAG GTTGTGGCAACATGTGACGCGGGCCATCAACAACAAGGACCAGACGGAGGCCACCAACGAGAAGTTCATCCTGGAGGAGGCGCAGAGGAAGTCGGCGCGAGAGCGCAAGGCCAAGTGCGAGGAGTGGAACCCCGCTCTGTTCGAACAGGACTCCATCACGGGAGAGTGGCACTACCGCTACGCAGA TACTCGGCCGTGGGATCCGCTGAACGATCTGATTCAGTTTGAGAAAGACGGCTTGATCCAGTCTAAAGTGCGCCACCGCACCCCTATG GTGACGGGACCCAAGCGGAAGCTGAAGCAGGCTGATAAGCCCAAGAGTCCAGAGAGCGGCTGCTCCTCCCCAGAGCCTGATCGACAGGACTCCTCTGGCA GACACAAAAGCAAGCACAACAGCCGGTTAAGGAAAAAAGGAACAGACCTCAGTGAACTTCAAAGTGCCATTGAATCCATAAAGCAGACGCAAGAGGATATCAACAG GAGTGTGAGCACGCTGCGTAGTCGGGCAGCAGGCCATGGGGCATCGGAGGGAGGCTTCCTCCAGCAGCGAGACTACCTTATCATCTTCTTCCTCATCCTACTCCAGGTCTTCATCAACTTCCTTTTCAAGTAA
- the osbpl8 gene encoding oxysterol-binding protein-related protein 8 isoform X1, whose product MESSSEFQGEPEKALHHAEIKEPPGCSAALMPGDDAALLTPGRMSQRQGKEAGLHTPNRDLLTSPSLSPGVSYSHGFDRGKDDTPLKEDSQSISKSKSESKLYNGSDKDVSTSGSKLTKKESLKVQKKNYREEKKRATKELLSTITDPSVIVMADWLKIRGTLKSWTKLWCVLKPGVLLIYKTHKNGQWVGTVLLNACELIERPSKKDGFCFKLFHPLEQSIWAVKGPKGEAVGSITQPLPSSHLIFRAASESDGRCWMDALELALKCSSLLKRTMIREGKEEMGPATEHSHINFYSLLRAHNMQGFQFNDSDQFKDPDLYSDKSDRENEQEHEESDNEALEKSEESDSDTSERQDDSYVDTDPNEVLRETPYLEQSHEELGEAGEASQTETVSEENKSLIWTLLKQVRPGMDLSKVVLPTFILEPRSFLDKLSDYYYHADFLSEAAVEENAYNRMKKVVKWYISGFYKKPKGLKKPYNPIIGETYRCVWLHPNTSSKTFYISEQVSHHPPVSAFYVSNRKDGFCLSGSILAKSKFYGNSLSAILDGEARLTFLNRGEDYVMNMPYAHCKGILYGTMTLELGGQITITCEKTGYSAQLEFKLKPFLGSSDSVNQISGKIKLGKEVLATLEGHWDSEIFINDKKTGEMETFWNPTPELRQSRLIRCTVAPEEQGEFESERLWQHVTRAINNKDQTEATNEKFILEEAQRKSARERKAKCEEWNPALFEQDSITGEWHYRYADTRPWDPLNDLIQFEKDGLIQSKVRHRTPMVRSGSVISLSNQGSRRDNCKCQQVTGPKRKLKQADKPKSPESGCSSPEPDRQDSSGSERHKSKHNSRLRKKGTDLSELQSAIESIKQTQEDINRSVSTLRSRAAGHGASEGGFLQQRDYLIIFFLILLQVFINFLFK is encoded by the exons CTGCCTTAATGCCTGGTGATGATGCGGCCCTTTTGACCCCGGGGAGGATGAGTCAGCGCCAAGGAAAGGAGGCGGGCCTTCACACGCCCAATCGAGACCTGCTCACAAGCCCCTCCCTCAGTCCTGGGGTCAGCTACAGCCATG GGTTCGATCGGGGGAAGGACGACACGCCTCTGAAAGAGGACAGTCAATCCATATCCAAGAGCAAG TCTGAATCGAAGCTCTACAACGGCTCAGACAAAGATGTCTCTACGTCAGGGAGCAAGCTCACAAAGAAGGAATCTCTCAAG GTTCAGAAGAAGAACTACCGGGAGGAGAAGAAGCGTGCCACCAAGGAGCTCCTCAGCACCATCACTGACCCCTCCGTCATCGTCATGGCCGACTGGCTCAAG ATCCGTGGCACCCTGAAGAGCTGGACCAAGCTGTGGTGCGTGCTGAAACCCGGGGTGCTGCTCATCTACAAGACGCACAAGAACGGCCAGTGGGTGGGCACGGTGCTGCTCAACGCCTGCGAGCTCATCGAGCGGCCCTCCAAGAAGGACGGCTTCTGCTTCAAGCTCTTCCACCCCCTCGAGCAGTCCATCTGGGCCGTTAAG GGACCCAAAGGGGAGGCGGTGGGCTCCATCACACAGCCACTGCCCAGCAGTCACCTCATATTCCGTGCTGCCTCCGAATCTGACG gtcggTGTTGGATGGATGCTCTGGAGCTGGCTCTGAAGTGTTCGAGTCTTCTGAAGCGCACCATGATCCGTGAGGGCAAGGAGGAGATGGGCCCAGCCACGGAGCACTCACACATCAACTTCTACAGCCTGCTCCGCGCACACAACATGCAGGGCTTCCA GTTCAACGACAGTGACCAGTTCAAGGACCCGGACCTGTACTCGGACAAATCGGACCGGGAGAACGAGCAGGAGCACGAGGAGTCGGACAACGAGGCGCTGGAGAAGAGCGAGGAGAGCGACAGCGACACGTCGGAGCGTCAGGACGACTCGTACGTGGACACGGATCCCAACGAGGTGCTGCGTGAGACGCCCTACTTGGAGCAGAGCCATGAGGAGCTGGGTGAG GCGGGCGAGGCGTCTCAGACCGAGACTGTATCTGAGGAAAACAAGTCTCTGATCTGGACCCTGCTGAAGCAGGTTCGACCGGGCATGGACCTGTCCAAGGTGGTGCTGCCCACCTTCATCCTGGAGCCGCGCTCCTTCCTGGACAAGCTCTCCGATTACTACTACCACGCAGACTTCCTGTCCGA GGCGGCGGTGGAGGAAAATGCCTACAACAGGATGAAGAAGGTGGTGAAGTGGTACATCTCCGGCTTCTACAAAAAACCAAAG GGACTGAAGAAGCCGTATAACCCCATCATCGGGGAGACCTACCGCTGTGTGTGGCTCCACCCAAACACCTCCAGCAAAACCTTCTACATCTCTGAACAG GTATCCCATCATCCTCCAGTGTCGGCCTTCTACGTGAGCAACAGGAAGGATGGCTTCTGTCTCAGCGGCAGCATCCTGGCCAAGTCAAAGTTCTACG ggaACTCTCTTTCTGCAATCCTGGATGGAGAGGCAAGACTCACATTCCTCAACAGGGGAGAGGACTATGTCATGAACATGCCCTATGCCcactgtaaag GTATCCTGTACGGCACGATGACTCTAGAGTTAGGCGGACAGATCACCATCACCTGTGAGAAGACTGGCTACAGTGCCCAGCTGGAGTTCAaactcaag ccATTCCTGGGCAGCAGTGACAGCGTCAACCAGATCTCTGGGAAGATCAAGCTGGGGAAGGAGGTGCTGGCCACTCTGGAGGGACACTGG GACAGTGAGATCTTCATCAACGATAAGAAGACGGGGGAGATGGAGACCTTCTGGAACCCCACCCCAGAGCTGCGGCAGAGCCGGCTGATCCGCTGCACCGTCGCCCCTGAGGAGCAGGGCGAGTTTGAGTCCGAGAG GTTGTGGCAACATGTGACGCGGGCCATCAACAACAAGGACCAGACGGAGGCCACCAACGAGAAGTTCATCCTGGAGGAGGCGCAGAGGAAGTCGGCGCGAGAGCGCAAGGCCAAGTGCGAGGAGTGGAACCCCGCTCTGTTCGAACAGGACTCCATCACGGGAGAGTGGCACTACCGCTACGCAGA TACTCGGCCGTGGGATCCGCTGAACGATCTGATTCAGTTTGAGAAAGACGGCTTGATCCAGTCTAAAGTGCGCCACCGCACCCCTATGGTACGTTCTGGCAGTGTTATTAGTCTCAGTAACCAGGGGTCGCGGAGGGACAATTGCAAGTGCCAGCAG GTGACGGGACCCAAGCGGAAGCTGAAGCAGGCTGATAAGCCCAAGAGTCCAGAGAGCGGCTGCTCCTCCCCAGAGCCTGATCGACAGGACTCCTCTGGCAGTGAga GACACAAAAGCAAGCACAACAGCCGGTTAAGGAAAAAAGGAACAGACCTCAGTGAACTTCAAAGTGCCATTGAATCCATAAAGCAGACGCAAGAGGATATCAACAG GAGTGTGAGCACGCTGCGTAGTCGGGCAGCAGGCCATGGGGCATCGGAGGGAGGCTTCCTCCAGCAGCGAGACTACCTTATCATCTTCTTCCTCATCCTACTCCAGGTCTTCATCAACTTCCTTTTCAAGTAA